From Bacteroidales bacterium, one genomic window encodes:
- a CDS encoding M20/M25/M40 family metallo-hydrolase — protein MINKKLKIGLHYFLFAIFFLVIITGCKESQKNIEPFGEDIEQHIETLSSDEFEGRAPATPGGRKTVEYIETEFEDIGLSPAVNGSYRQAVPLLEITGRDFSDLTISSENQNIHSFSYANEMVIGTNRRKENISIEDSEIVFAGYGIVAPEYGWNDYEGIDVEGKTVVVLVNDPGFATKDEEMFTGEAMTYYGRWTYKFEEAARQGAAAALIIHQDEPAGYGWGVVRNSWSGTQYRIAGNNDSDFLKAEGWIQLDVAEKIFSESGTSLEIAMQKARQPDFTPEQLDLSASLSFNNDCEETESHNVIGYIEGSEYPDESVVYMAHWDHLGKVEKNDEVFIYNGAVDNATGVSGLIAMARRFAGRQEPPERSVVFIAVTAEESGLIGSQYYAENPLFPVEQTVAGINMDALNVYGPTNDVEVIGYGYSGLDDYLKRHAAEQGRSLKPNTEPEKGYYFRSDHFNMVKKGVPMIYASAGSDYIGKDKAYAEKVREDMSKRYHQPSDTIHDMWDYDGIHQDLWLYYNIGNELTNNDDFPNWRREGEFKNIRQQSTDKRRN, from the coding sequence ATGATTAACAAAAAATTAAAAATAGGCCTGCATTATTTTCTTTTTGCAATATTCTTTCTTGTGATCATAACCGGTTGCAAAGAGAGCCAAAAAAACATCGAGCCTTTTGGTGAAGATATTGAGCAACATATTGAGACTTTATCATCCGATGAATTTGAAGGCCGTGCACCTGCAACTCCCGGTGGCAGGAAAACAGTTGAATACATTGAAACGGAATTTGAGGATATTGGCCTAAGTCCGGCTGTAAATGGCAGCTACCGGCAAGCCGTCCCATTATTGGAAATAACAGGAAGGGATTTTTCCGATTTGACAATCTCATCTGAAAATCAAAACATTCATTCTTTCAGCTATGCTAATGAAATGGTTATAGGCACAAATCGCCGTAAAGAGAATATATCCATTGAAGACAGTGAAATTGTCTTTGCAGGATATGGCATAGTTGCGCCCGAATATGGATGGAATGATTACGAAGGTATTGATGTGGAAGGTAAGACGGTGGTGGTACTTGTTAATGACCCGGGTTTTGCAACCAAAGATGAAGAAATGTTCACGGGAGAGGCTATGACTTATTATGGGCGGTGGACCTATAAATTTGAAGAGGCTGCCAGGCAAGGTGCTGCTGCAGCTTTAATCATTCACCAGGATGAGCCTGCAGGTTACGGATGGGGTGTGGTGAGGAATTCATGGTCGGGCACACAATACAGAATTGCCGGTAATAACGATTCGGATTTTCTTAAAGCCGAAGGCTGGATACAACTGGATGTAGCAGAAAAAATTTTCTCAGAAAGCGGCACAAGTCTGGAAATCGCCATGCAAAAAGCAAGACAACCGGATTTTACACCAGAGCAGCTTGATCTTAGCGCATCTTTGAGTTTCAATAACGATTGTGAAGAAACTGAGTCGCATAATGTAATCGGTTACATTGAAGGCAGTGAATATCCTGATGAATCTGTCGTATACATGGCACACTGGGATCATCTTGGAAAAGTGGAGAAGAACGATGAAGTTTTCATCTATAATGGTGCTGTTGATAATGCAACCGGTGTTTCAGGGCTCATTGCTATGGCCAGGCGGTTTGCCGGTCGTCAGGAGCCACCGGAGCGCTCTGTGGTATTTATTGCTGTAACGGCTGAAGAGTCGGGTCTCATTGGCTCACAATATTATGCAGAAAATCCTTTGTTTCCGGTAGAACAAACAGTAGCGGGCATCAATATGGACGCACTAAACGTATATGGGCCCACCAATGATGTTGAAGTTATAGGCTACGGTTATTCCGGGCTCGATGATTATCTTAAACGCCATGCCGCTGAGCAGGGCCGCAGCTTAAAACCCAACACCGAACCGGAGAAAGGATACTATTTCCGTTCTGATCATTTTAATATGGTCAAAAAAGGAGTACCGATGATTTACGCATCAGCGGGCAGCGATTATATCGGAAAAGATAAAGCGTATGCCGAAAAGGTCAGGGAAGATATGAGCAAACGATATCATCAGCCCTCTGATACCATACATGACATGTGGGATTATGATGGAATACACCAGGACCTCTGGCTGTATTACAATATCGGAAATGAACTGACCAATAATGATGATTTTCCCAACTGGCGAAGGGAGGGTGAATTTAAAAATATACGGCAACAATCCACGGATAAAAGACGTAACTAA
- a CDS encoding cation transporter yields the protein MEKYSLKNIDCASCAAKIESNVKKMDEVKFVAVISL from the coding sequence ATGGAAAAATATTCCTTAAAAAATATTGATTGCGCCTCTTGTGCTGCCAAAATTGAAAGCAACGTCAAAAAGATGGACGAAGTGAAATTTGTTGCTGTGATCTCCCT